TACTTTATATTTATTTATTAGCTTTATTATATTTTTCTATTGCTGAATTTATTGATTTTTCACTAGCATCTATAGCCTCTTCTGGAGAAGCTTTGCCTTGAAGCATTGCTTCAATATTAGTTTCAATTGTTTGTCTTGCTTCTGGGAACACACCAAGTAATGCACCCCTAGACTCAGCTGGTGATACATGTAATTGATCAATAGCTGTTTTAAATTGTGGAGTTTTTGCTAAATGGTCTTTCATTTCTTGTAAATCATAAGCTTTAGTAGTTACAGGGAAATAACCTGTTTGTTCATTCCAATAAACTTGTTGTTCTGGTGCCACCATAAATTTAATAAATTCAAAAGCTGCTTTTTGTTTTTCTTGATCATCCTTATTTAAAATCCATAAAGATGCTCCCCCAATTGATACTCCACCTTTGTCATCTTTATTGATTTTTGGTAAAAATGCTGTTCCAACTTCAAATTTTCCTTTAACACCATCTAATACGCTACTTAAACTTGCTGTTGAATCAATAAACATTGCTGTTTTTCCAGCCATAAAAGCTTGTTGTGTATCTGCTGGTTTTCTTCCAAAGTTACCAAGTAACCCTTGATCATAAAGACTCTTCCAGGCATTTAGTATTTTTACTCCACCGCCATTATTTTTAAAATCTACACTTGTAGCACTAGAATCTCTGCCATTTCCATTATTTACATATGGCTTTAATTGTTCAGCTAGGAATTGTTCAAAGAGCCATCCATAAATAGCCATTGAGTAACCATATTGAGAAACATTTCCGCCATCTTTCTTAGTTAACTTTTCTGAATATGTTTTTATTTCATCAAAATTTGCTGGAGCTTTTTCTGGATCTAACCCTGCTTCTTTGAATGCATTTTTATTATAATACAAAATAGGAGTTGATGAATTAAACGGCATTGAATTTAATTTATTATCTACAGTATAATACGCTAAAAGGTTCGGTTCAAGTGATGAAATATCATATTTATCATCATCTATAAATTTTTGCATAGGAGTTGACAATTTCGAATCTATCATCCACCTAGTCCCCAAGTCATAAAGCTGCATTATATCTGGATAGCTGCTTTTATCTTTTGAACTTTTTATTTTATTTATAGCATCATCATATTCACCTTGATATTGCGCTTTAACTACAATGTTACTTTTATTCTCCTTATTGAATTTATCCACTAATGAATTTATAGCATCGCCACCTTTACCACCCATAGAGTGCCAAAAGACAATTTCTTTTTTCCCATCTGCTTTTGCGTCTGTTGTTTTACTGCTACCAGTTGCTCCACAACCTGCTAATACTGAAATGCACATGCAGGCAGTAACCATTAATGATAAAATCTTCTTTTTCATAACTAAACCTCACATTCTTTTTTATTCTACATTTATTACGACTTTTATTTGATGTATATATTGCAACTATCAATGCATAATGTTCAATGATAAATAATTGAACGTTGATAATTGATAATTTTCGTTTTAACCTTTTACAGCTCCTGAAGTAATTCCTTCTACCAATTGTTTTTGACCTATTATAAAAATCACTATTGAAGGCAAAATAATCATTATAACTCCTGCAAAAACCACTCCTATATTTTGACTTTCTGCAAATTGAAGCATACTAATCCCTATTTGAACAGTTCTCATTTCTGGTGCATTTGTTACAAGCAATGGCCACATATATTGATTCCAGGTATTTAAAAAGGTATAAACTCCAAGTGAAGCAATTACAGGTTTAGACATAGGAAGTAATACCCTTATAAAAAATCTCAAATTACTACAACCATCTATAGTTGATGCTTCCTTCAATTCTTTAGGGACTGTCAAATAAAATTGTCTTATTAAAAATATGCCCATGGCAGAAACCAAAAATGGCACTATTAGCCCAGAATAGCTATCTGTCCAACCAAGCTTGGCTATTGTCAAATAATTAGCTATTATGGTTGACTCACTTGGAATCATTAAAGTAGACAAGCTCAAAATAAATAATAAGTTCTTCCCTTTAAAATCAAAATAAGAAAAAGCATATGCTGCTAAACATGAAGTAATTATTTGTCCTATCGTAACCATTAGTGAAACGAAGACACTATTAAATATAAAGCCCAAAATTGGTACTGTTTCAATTACCTGTCTATAGTTATCTAAATTAATACCAGAAGGCAGCAATTTAGGAGGATACGAAAAAATTTCATCAGAGCTCATTAAACTTATATTAAAACCATAAAGTATTGGAGCTATAATAATAATTCCAATTATGATGTTTAATATTAATAATACGTATTTTCTTGCTTTATTCTCCATTATGAATAATAAACTCCTTTCTTTTCAAACTTTAACTGAATTAAGGTTATAATAAGTATTATAAAAAATAATACTATTGATTCTGCACATGCAGTTTCAAACCTATTATTGAAAAATGCTTCCCTATAAATCTCATGAACTATTACATTAGTTGAGTTAGCTGGTCCACCTAAAGTTAATAGTTTAATTTGTCCAAAGGCTTGAAAAGAATTAATCATATTTATAAATACAACAAAAAACAATGTTGGAGAAATAAGTGGTATTGTTAATCTAAAAAACTTCCTTCCCATTTTAGCCCCATCAATTTGTGCACTTTCATTCATTTCCTTTGGAATATTTTTAAGCCCTGTAAGGATAAATATAAAATTCAAACCTATATTTAGCCATATGGTAACAAGCGCTACTGAAAATAGTGCAATTTTCTCATCAGTTAACCAACCTATTTGTGCTTTTAATAAATAATTCAATAGCCCTATTGACGGATGATATAAAAGCATCCAAATTATAGCTGCAGCTGCAGATGAAACTGCCATTGGCATTGCAAACATTACTTCATAAAGCCTGCTGCCTTTAAGTTTATTGTTAGCAAGCATAGCTAATGCTAGGCCAATTAATATTGCTGGTACAGCTGTCATAACAACAAACTTTAAAGTTACTCCAATGCTTCCAATAAAGTCTGGTGATAAGAACAATTCTTTATAATTATCTAACCCAACAAATTCAACTGCTTCTCCATTAGCATTAGTTATATTGAAACTTAAGAAAATAGTCTTTATAAATGGAAAAAACATAAATATGCAAAACCCTAATAGGCAAGGAATTAAATATAAATAAGGCTCTATCTTTCTAAGCAAGCTTTTCATTATAATTCCTCCTGCTCAATTCTCATTTCACTATCTTTGTCAAAGAAATGTGCTTTTTTAAAATCAAATCTGACTTTTAAATAATCTCCTTCTTTTCCTCTAAATACTCCGTTAACCCTACAAATTATATTGTTATCCTTAAGCTTTAAATGAATATAAGTTTCTGATCCAAGAATTTCAACAAATTCTATTTCACCCATTACTACATCAGCTTTAATTCTTTCATGATTTTCCATATTTGTTTCTTTTTCTTCTATATTAATACCCTCATCAATTTCTCTCTTACCCTCTTGAATAACCTTAATATCTTCTGCTCTCAACCCAATTATTACTTCACTTCTAATACATTTTTCTTCAAGTATTGCCTTAAGTTTCTTATTTTTGATGCTATGTTTCAAAAATTCATTTTCTATGAATACATCATTGTCAATTCTATCAACTCTCACATTTATGAAATTCATTTGAGGTGAACCAATAAAACTAGCTACAAATTTGTTACTTGGTTTTTCATATATAGTTATAGGATCTGCAACCTGCTGAATTTCACCTTTATTCATAACAACAATTGTACTTCCCATAGTCATGGCTTCTGTCTGGTCATGCGTTACATAAATGAAAGTTGTTTTAAGCCTTTGATGAAGTTTAATTATTTCACTTCTCATAGATACTCTTAGTTTGGCATCCAAATTTGACAATGGCTCATCCATCAAAAACACCTTAGGTTTCCTTACAATTGCTCGTCCAAGTGCAACTCTCTGTCTCTGTCCACCAGATAACTCCTTTGGTTTTCTATTTAGCAAATCCTCAATTTCAAGTATTTTAGCTGTTTCTCGTATTTTCTTTTCAATTTCTAGCTTATTAATCTTTTTTATTCTGAGAGCAAATGCCATATTCTCATATACTGAAAAGTGTGGATATAATGCATAATTTTGAAATACCATAGCTATATCCCTATCTACTGGTTCTACTTTATTCACTAACCTTTCATCGATATATAATTCCCCTGAGGATATCTCTTCAAGGCCTGCAATCATTCTTAGCGTTGTGGACTTTCCACATCCAGACGGACCAACTAAAACCACAAATTCCCCATCCTCAATGTTTAAGTTAATATCATTTGCTGCTTTAAAATCATTTGTATATCTCTTGTTCAGATGTTTTAGTATAACTTTTGCCATTAATTTACCTGCTTTCCAAACTAAATATAAGATCTTACATCATTATCTTTACCCATATAAATATACTAGTTAAATATTAAATCAACATTTGCTTTGGGTTAATTTATGTTAATTGGAAGTTAAATACTGACTTGTTAAAAAATTATTTTTTAATCTAAAGTAATGAACGCTCTTTCAGTAATTCTTATAATTCAACGTCAGTCATTGATAATTAAAGTATTTATATATTATTTCGATAAAAACTTATAGCAAACTTTATGAAATGAAAGGATTTGAGTATATGGATATTGCAGCTATGTCAATGAATTTGAGTCAAACTTCTGTTCAAGATGCCGCTTCTGTTTCAATACTAAAGATGGCAATGAGCAATTCAAGTGAGACTGCTACTCAAATGACTGAAATGATGGATAATATGGCTATTGATACTACAAGAGGATCAGTCATAGACGCAAGAGCATAAGACAAAGGACTTGGTATTATTCAAAATACCAAGTCCTTTGTTTATTTTTAATATTTTATAAGTGTGCTCTTACTTTATTTGTTATATTTTCCTTTGGCATAAAGCCTGTTAGATTTTCTACTGGAACTCCATCTTTAAAGATAATCATAGTTGGAACAGCTGATATTCCATATTTTTGTGCTATTCTGCCGCCTTCATCAATATCCAGCTTAAAAAATTTAGCCTTATCACCCATTTCATTACTGACTCCTTCAAAAACTGGCGCTAACATCTTACATGGTCCACACCAGTTTGCAAAGAAATCCACAACAACGACTCCTTCAGTATTTTCAACATTTTCAAAAAATTCGTTACTATCAATTATTTTTGCCATCTCTAATCACTCCTAGCAATTAAAATTCAAATGTGTATATTTCAATAATATTCCAAATTCATTTCATTTTCTGTGACTTAATCACTTTAAATCTTTAATTAATCTCCTTTAAATTTAAAATTACATACTTCTTATTATATTCTTATAATTATCAATTGTAGATAAATTATTTTCTTTTTGTTCCCACATATGAACCCATTCCACCAGCAACATTAACTACCTTGAACCCTTGGCTTAAAAGTGTATTGCAAGTTCTTGCGCTTCTTCCACCAGATTGACACATTATGTAATATTCCTTGTCTTTATTTAAATATTTTTCTGGTTCATTTAAAAGTTCACCCATTGGAATGTTTTTTGCACTTGCTATGCTTCCTCCCGAATATTCATATTTTTCTCTTATATCTATTAATTCAACCTTACCAATCAAATCTTCCATATCATTTACATTTATTACTTTTCCTTGATTTTTATTAAATAATCCAAACATATAGTATTCCTCCTCAAAATCATCTTAATTCTTTTCTAATAATTCAGTTAAATCTCTAAGTATAGAGATTTTTCCTCTCTCAAGTTTTATATATCCTAATTTCTCTATATTTTTAAGTTTTCTACTAACAACTTCACGAACAGAGTCAATTTCAAAAGCCAATTCATTATGAGTTCCATAAATTATATTACTTTTTTTGCTCATGAGTAATTTTATCAATCTTGTTTCTAAGGATTCGTGAATCATTTCCTCTTTATTTCCTATTACAGTATTAAATTTATAATACAAATCTCTATACATGTATAATAAAAACTCTTTATCTTCAATTAGGTACTTTCTAACAACGTCGAATGGAATTATGCAAACTTTAGAGTCTTGAATTGCTTTACCTGTAATATTTAAAGATTCAAAATTTGCCAAACAACTTAATGCCTCATGGCAAAATTCTCCTTGTTTTATATTATAAAGATTGGTTTCTTCTCCATCTTCATTAATCTTTTGTATCTTAACAGTTCCTTTTATCACAAATAAAATTCCATTGCAGGCTTCATCTGCTCCAGCTACAAACTCGTCAGAATATACAGTTTTGAAAACTGCAAGCTCATTAATTATCTGGTTGTTACTCTCATTTACTTTCTTTAGTACCGGATATACCTCATATAAGGCATTTAAATCCTTTATCCGGTTTTTCATAGTATTTTCTTTATTTACCATCCATACCCCTCCATGATTATATTATATAATAATTTTCTAAAGATATATGTGACTTAATCACATAAATCTAATTATTAAGATTATTAAACATAAAAAGGGCTCCAACCTCTAACTAGTTAGCACCCATAAAATAGCCTTATTTTAATTCAACTCATTTAGAAAAAATCATCTTTAATGACATTAAAATCATTAGTACTCCAAAAGATTTTTTTAATATTGACATAGGAATATAATGCGCTATTCTAGCGCCAAACATTGAGCCTATAACTAAGAATATACAAATTAAAATTCCTGCCTTCAAATCCACTTGACCTTGTTTATAATAGTAAATAAACGCTGCAATTCCAACTGGTGGAAGCATTATAGCCAGAGAAGTTCCCTGAGCTTTTAATTGGCTAAAACCACATAAGTAAACTAATGCTGGCACAATAACTATACCTCCACCAATTCCAAACATTCCACTTAATATTCCTGCCAATAATCCTACTCCTATAAATATAGCTACATCCATACAATTATTCCTTCTTTCCAATTAATTTGAATATATTGTAATTATCAATGTTCTATTATCAATTGTCAATTAGGGTATTATATTCAAATAAGGAAATTTTAAGTTAACTAATTTCTTTTTAGAATAAATAGAATTATTCTATTTAAAAGCATATAATACTTAAATCAATAATTTCATGTGATAATATGAGATACGTTTTAGATATTAAAAAATGCGAATTTTTAGGAAAAGGTAAGGAAGGTGCTGTTTATTTAACACCTGAAGGATATGCTTTAAAAGTTTTTAATAGCAAGAAGAAAGCAGAAAGTGAAGTTTCCATTTTAGAAAAAGTCAATGGAAGTAGATTCTTTCCAAAAGTTCTGTTTATTGCTAACAATATGGTAGTAAGAGACTATGTTGAAGGAGCTAATTTATATGAATATATTAATTTCAACGGATTATCCTATAAACTCTCCATTGAAATCGCAGATCTTATAGAAGAGTTCAAGGTTCTGAATTTTAAAAGACTTGATATTAGAAATGCACATATATTTGTTAATAAAAATGAAAAAATACAAGTAATAGATCCAAGAAAAGTTTATGAAAAAAATACACCATACCCAAAAGAAATAATAAAAGTATTAATTAAACTTAACGTTTTTGATGTTTTTTTAAGATATCTTTTAGACTATAGACCAGAACTTATAAGTTATTGGATTAATGGATATAAATATTTTAAATATATGTCCAAAAAGACCTTTGTAATTAACATGAATGTTTCTTAGCTTTGTTCATTATTAAATATCATACTTGTATCTGAAATAGTGATAGTGGTAAATTTATAGATATCCAATTTAAGAGTTTAACTTATAAATGGAATATGTATACACTCTTGAGAATTTAAAATTACAACTCTACACTAGAAATATGATACATTTTTTCTGGAGCAGGCATGTGAAATTGAGCTGTTGAAGGTTGTTAATGTGGGCTTGTTTCATTTACAGCTTGTCTAGATTTTATATCTGGAACACGCTGAAATGACGACAAGCCCACATTTAGAACCTTCCAGCGAAAATTTCACTAGTCCTGCGGAAGATAAATGTATCATATTCGGTAATTGTTGCATAAATCTAATTCTTTGTTTGGCTATCTATATTATAATTTAGTATGAAATCAATTCCATATTTTGTTGACTATACTTACTATACATAATATAATTACATTAATTATACTAAAACATATTTTTAGCTTAATTTATAACTTTAGGAGGTATTTATGTTTAAGTTATTTAATAAAAAGCAAATATCCGATTTAATTTTACTTGCCCCAGCTGATGGCGCAGCAATTGATTTATCTAAAGTTCCAGACCCAGTTTTTGCACAAAAAATGGCAGGAGACGGAATTGCTATTGATATAACTGGTGATACAATTGTAGCTCCAGCTGATGGTACAGTATCAATGATTTTCAAAACAAAGCATGCTTTTGCACTATCACTTGACAATGGCATTGAACTTCTAATACATATAGGAATAGACACTGTTTCCTTAAAAGGTGACGGATTCGAACAACTTGTTGAAGAAGGAACTTCTGTAAAAGCTGGAACTCCTATAATTAAAATAGATAGAGATTTCATTTTAAAAGAAGGTTTTTCACTGATTTCTCCTGTTTTAATTACGAATCCTGATATTGTGTCTGAAATTGTTCCAATGGTAGATAAAAACGTAATAGCTGCAAAGGACGAAGTTGCTATTTGCAAATTTCCACAAGTTTAAAAAGTGATCTGTTAAAGGCAAATATATTGTTTTAGCAGAGCTATTAAAATTTTGCTTTAACTATATTCCACTACAATCATAAATATTTTTGAAAATGAGCTGTTAAGAATTTATTATTTAAATTTTCTTAACAGCTCATTTTCAAATACTTTCTACTGAAGAATAATTATAGTTTCATTATATGTACATTACTAAACTTTAATATTTCTCTTCCTTTTTACATAAACTATAAGTCCTATTCCTAATATCATACCTGCAATGCTTACTAGTTGAGCAACTCTTAGACTTCCTAACATTAGGCTGTCTGTTCTAAGCCCCTCAATAAATACTCTACCTAATGAATAGAGAGTTATGTAACTTCCTATTACGATTCCATTCTCCTCATTATTTTTCTTATACAGGATTATCAACAATATAATGCACACTAAAATATTCCATATAGATTCATATAAGAATGTTGGATGATAATAGATCCCCCCAATATTCATTCCCTTTTGAATAAAAGCTGGGAAATGGCTAATAAATTCGTAAGAAACCTCACCACCATGTGCTTCTCCATTCATAAAATTTCCCCATCTTCCAATTGCTTGAGCTAAAATGATAGCTGGTGCTACTATATCTAAATACTTTAACAACTCTATTTTCTTTATCTTTGAAAATATGTAAACAGCTATGAATGCACCAATCAATCCTCCATGAATGGCCAAGCCACCTTTTCTTATATTAAATACATCAATTAAATTATTCTTATAATTTTCAAATTCAAAGATTACATAATATGCCCTAGCTCCAACAATTGCAGTTGGAAATGCTATAAAAAAAGCATCTAAAATAACATCAAAATCTAAATTTTTCTTCCTACAATTATATCCAGTCAATATAATTGCTGCAATTACTCCAAAAGCTATTAATATTCCATACCATCTAACTTCAAAACTTCCTATTTGAAATGCTACTGGATTCATTTAAACATCGCCTCTCTTCTTTAGCATATATCATTTTATTTTATAACAATACTCTTACTTTCCAGTAGTAAGAATTATTATCTTTTATTATATATTAATTTATATATTATTCAATGTTTATGAAATAAATAAAGCAAACAAAAAAATTTTGTGCATTTATTGATTTTCAATATTACCTGCACAAAATATTCTTGCTTTAATATATTATTTTAATTATTAGCTAAAAAATTTATATCTTCCTTAATATTACTTTCTAAGCTTCTATTTTCGATATTGATGTATTTACAGTTACTCCTTCAAGCTCTTCAAGTTCTTTTGTAAAATTACATATATCATCATATTCACCAACAAGCGCAATAGAAATAATTGATAATTCATCAGTAAATGGTATCCCCATTCTTCCTTTTATACTTCCTCTAAATGATGCTACCACATCATTATATTTATCTTGTATATCTTTTGGATGTTCTAATATTGTGCTAACTACTCCTATTTTAGACATTTCAATTCCTCCATTATATATTATGTAAAAATAAAACCTTTTGAAATATATGAAGATTTTATTTCATATTAATATATATTGTGTACTAATTTTCACATCTTATTCTTTAGAAAGTGGCTGCATTATTATGATTTCTAAAGCTTCCCTTAATCTAACTTATTTTTATACAATTTATTATTTTCTCTAGAAATTACTCCCTTTGAATAAGATTGAACTAATTCCCCTTTATACTTTATGGATTTATTAGTTGTTAATTCTGCTAAACTTTTCTTAGCTTTATTATTAACATATACTTTACCAGAATAATCTACTATAATATCTTCCTTTTCAGTTGGTTCTGGCAGTTTAAATTCATTCCACTTTCTATTTTTATCAGATAGTACAGTATAATAAATCTTTTCAATCTTATCTCCTGAAGCTTCTCCAAAATATACATTGTCATTAACATCTGCCCCTAATATTTTAGGAGTTTTAACATTTGGTATTAATAAATTTCCTTTTGTATTTAATACAGATAAATTATTTCCTTCTTCAACTACAGCATTAGCATTTGTAGTAGGAACGACTATATCAGTTATATTTCTGTCACTCTTAACCTTTTTCATTTCACTCATTATATTTGCATAGTATAAATCACATTTTTCAGAACTCTTTTTAACTTCAATATATAAGCTATGAGTTAAATTTGAAAATGCAACATTATTTACTTCATCTTTTGAACTGTTGAGTTTAATTTTTACTATATTCCGGTCAAAATTTGCGATATCTGATGTTTCTCCTTTTTTAGCATCAAAAGATATAGGTTCCAAATAATATGCACCTTTTTCTTTTACCTTTTGTATTACAAGAACTTTATTCTCACCATTTAACCATTTATAAAATACAATTTCATTGCCACTATCAGTATCACATTGCTTTTCTTTATCATCACTACCATCTAATACTTTAAGTTTTCCACCCTCAACATAGGCCACATATCTCCCATCTGAAGATACTTTAATCTCATCTATTCCATTTTTTATATTAATTTCTGTTTTCTTATCTGCTGGATTTTCTTGTTCTTCAACTTTTTCAACTTTAAAATTTGAATCTGAAGCTAAATATATTTTGTCAATAAATAAAAACATAAATTGCTGCACTACAAAAGCAATAGCAAACCAAGCCAATTTTCTCTTAATATTTCTCATTAATTATGTCTCCTTTACTGCTCTACATAAAATGCTGTGGCAACAGTTCTTTCTCCATCCCAAGCATTAGGGGAATTAATAACATTTCCTTTATAATACATAGTTGAGGAATATCCACCATCAAGGGCTCCAGCATTTACAGCCCCTTGTTTCATCATAATTTCTTGAACATCGTATAAGCTTGCTCCAGGCGTTGTTATCTTTCTACCATCTATAACCAAGAAAATTATAGTTCCATCTGCCTTTTGGCCAACAGCTGTCCTAGGATTGTACCCTTCTGTTGCCTTGTCTTTCACTTGCCTTACGCCATTAATAATAATATTAGGTTTTCTAAAACACATTGCTTCTTTAACTTTATATTTTTTTAATTCTGATATTGAATGATCCCCAACAATTAATTCTCCACCTTCTGTAAAGGCAACAACATTTTCCACTGCCTTTTCATTTATATTCGCAGTTGGGTAGACAACTTTTCCGTCAGATATAACAAATCCACCTGGTTCGGCACCTGTTCCTGCATACGTAGTTCCATCAGAGGATTGATCAATAAAAGACCCACCATTAATTGCAGCAACCGCATTGTGGTCTTCTGCCATTTCACTTGTCTTTTGCCCTCTTTTCTTTAAATATCTTGTCATGGCAACCTTCACTTTTAATGGATTCTTTATTTCTAAAACATAAGCCTCATATCTCTTATCGGATATATGGTATTCAGTTATTTCATTTCCAATCTTGTATTTTACATTTATCTTTTTCATATCTTGAAAAACTTCTTGACTATTATTTGCTTCATCTCTTCCAAGAAGCTTATCTAACAATGTTTTTGGTATTAGATCTTCTACCAAATATGCATGTCTTGTTGCTAGAACAGTTTCTAGAACTGCTTTTCTCGTATCTTCATATGGTCCAAAAAAGAACACTAGAGGTGTAGTAATTATAAAAAAAAGAAGTGCATCTCTTATACCTCTCAAAAGAATTCTTGGATTTGACTGTCTCTTCTTTTTCTTTCTTCTATTAACTTGGGATTTATTTACCGATCTATTTACAGACCTATGGTTAACCTTCCTATCCATATAATCCTCCGATATTTTTATTAATATTATAATTATTTCCTATTATAAAAGAAATAATCCATATATTGGTTTTATATCAATTAAAATATAGTTTCAAAAATAAAATTAATATATATGTTTTAAAAAGAATTGTTCAAAACTTAAATATTTCCAAAGGAAATCAACGTCGAACATTGATAATTATAGATATCAAATTTAATAATCAAACTTATAAATGGAATATACATGCATCATTGAGAAATTATAATCCTAACACTACACTAGAAATTAGATACATTTTTCTGGAAGCAGGCATGTGAAATTGAGCTGATGACGGTTATTAATGGGGGCTTGTTTCATTTACAGCTTGTCTAAAAGTGAATGTCCAAATTTTATATTTGGAAACATGAACTTTCTCCTTGGGGATTTTACATCTGGAACACGCTGAAATGGCTACAAGCCGCCATTTAGAACCTTCCAGCGAAAATTTCACTAGTCCTGTGGAAGATAAATGTATCTGATTTCGGTAAGTTTTGCATAAGTCTAATTCTCGCTTTAGATATCTTTAGAATATATATAAATTATACTTATAAAAACAATAATATGGCATAAATATATTTTT
The window above is part of the Clostridium saccharoperbutylacetonicum N1-4(HMT) genome. Proteins encoded here:
- the lgt gene encoding prolipoprotein diacylglyceryl transferase produces the protein MNPVAFQIGSFEVRWYGILIAFGVIAAIILTGYNCRKKNLDFDVILDAFFIAFPTAIVGARAYYVIFEFENYKNNLIDVFNIRKGGLAIHGGLIGAFIAVYIFSKIKKIELLKYLDIVAPAIILAQAIGRWGNFMNGEAHGGEVSYEFISHFPAFIQKGMNIGGIYYHPTFLYESIWNILVCIILLIILYKKNNEENGIVIGSYITLYSLGRVFIEGLRTDSLMLGSLRVAQLVSIAGMILGIGLIVYVKRKRNIKV
- a CDS encoding TM1266 family iron-only hydrogenase system putative regulator, giving the protein MSKIGVVSTILEHPKDIQDKYNDVVASFRGSIKGRMGIPFTDELSIISIALVGEYDDICNFTKELEELEGVTVNTSISKIEA
- a CDS encoding phosphodiester glycosidase family protein, coding for MDRKVNHRSVNRSVNKSQVNRRKKKKRQSNPRILLRGIRDALLFFIITTPLVFFFGPYEDTRKAVLETVLATRHAYLVEDLIPKTLLDKLLGRDEANNSQEVFQDMKKINVKYKIGNEITEYHISDKRYEAYVLEIKNPLKVKVAMTRYLKKRGQKTSEMAEDHNAVAAINGGSFIDQSSDGTTYAGTGAEPGGFVISDGKVVYPTANINEKAVENVVAFTEGGELIVGDHSISELKKYKVKEAMCFRKPNIIINGVRQVKDKATEGYNPRTAVGQKADGTIIFLVIDGRKITTPGASLYDVQEIMMKQGAVNAGALDGGYSSTMYYKGNVINSPNAWDGERTVATAFYVEQ